The following DNA comes from Paenibacillus crassostreae.
GCTTCCACAAGTGGATGGTTCGGAGGTTGAAAGGGCAGTCGTACGATAGCCAGACAAGTTAACGCTTCACCTGGAATATCTACCCCTTCCCAAAAGCTACTTGTGCCAAGTAATACTGAAGCACTACTGTCTTGGAATCGACGAATCAACTTAGTTCTACTTCCATTGTCCACTCCTTGACCAATCACTGCAATATCTGTGGATGATAAGGCTTTAGTTAACGGTTCATGGACCTGTCGTAGCATCCGATATGAAGTAAATAATACTAACATACGTCCATGCGTAGCTATCGCGGTGTCAGCCAACGACTTCACTAATGTTTCAACAAAGAGTGCATCACCTATGCTCCCTTTCACACTTGGGAAATCACGTGGAATAACTAATAAGGCTTGATCTCGATAACGGAATGGTGATGGAAGCATGACTGTATTCACTTGATCCTTGTCTGCCGCCTCTTGAAGTCCCAAATTCTCGATCATATACTGGAAAGACTTATCGATAGAAAGTGTTGCAGAAGTTAGAATAATACTCTTCTTTTTATCAAAGAATACTTCCTTCAATTGCTTACTAACATCAATAGGAACGGCATACATTTGTAATGACTTACTACGATAGTGGCCATTAGCCTCCATCCAATATACATTCGTTACATCGTTTAGTGAGATAAAGAAATGCAGGTCTTCTCGTTGAGTTGCTAAATCTTTCACAAGACCACTTACATCTGTAAGGAGGCTTTCTAATTGTTGGTCATCAAGATTCTCTCTGATTTCATTTATCATTTTATCAGCATTACGGATAACTTCACCTAACGAAACATAAATTTGATTCTCTATTGCTGCTAGTTCTTCCCAATCTTTTGGCTTCTTTGAAGGTTGTAAGCGAAGGACAAATTGTCCCGTTTCTCCAGGTGCAGCATCACTTCGCTCAGGTAGCAGTGTAAACAGCATGTCACTTAATCGGTCCCAATGCTCCTTCACTTCAACTAAATCACCACTCATACGATCAATCAGTACAGCCCAATCCTGAGATTTCTCATTAAACGATTGGCGAAGTTGATCTCGTAGAACAGGGAATTGTCCATTTCGGTTATCTTTGTACAGTCGTACAAGGGTGTGGATCACATTGAAATACCTCATATGTAGCCCTAAATGTTTACCTGCAACATCTTCTAAGTGATGAGCTTCATCAACGACTAAATACTCATAAGCAGGCAATAATTGATGACCCGCTTTCACATCCGTGAACAATTTAGAGTGGTTAGTAATGACAACATCCGCAATACTCGCTTCATGTTTAGCTCGATGATAATAACATTTACGGAACCAAGGACAGGCCCGACCCAGACAAGAATCCGAATCACTGGACACTGTTTCCCAGAAATCCGCACCACGACCGACAAGATTTAATTCTTCATCATCACCTGTCAAAGTCTGCGTTAACCATACGATCATTTGTGCAGCTATAAGCATATCCTCTTTAGGATTACTGAAGTCTCTAGTATTTATTTTATGTTCAAATTTTCTCAAACACAAATAATGTTGTCTACCCTTAAAAACGGCAGCTTTAAATGGAAAGGGTATTACTTGAGTTAACAGTGGAATATCACGTTCACGTAACTGCTCTTGAAGGTTAATCGTATGCGTGCTGATCATAACTTTCTGCTCACGCTTCACACTTTGATAGATAGCAGGAATCAAATATCCTAGTGATTTACCAGTACCTGTTCCAGCTTCTATAAGTAGATGCTTTTCATCCTGTAGTGCTTTCATTACTTCATTGAACATCATGTTTTGTGATTCTCGTGCTTCATACTGAGGCATCAATGTGCGAAGTTGGTCTTGAATTTTCTCAAGGTACTCATTGAATTCCATATTCTTTAATGGATTATCGTCTGCATCATCTCGTGGCGCTGAAATATCCGTCCAATCTTCAACTGCTAATGCCAAGCGACGATAAAATGTATGTTTCTCCAAGTCCTGTGCGGGCTCTTTCTCTTTCTCACGACACAAAACATCGAAGAACCAAGCTAAATCACTATCATCATCACCAAATATTTCATTAATTCTTTGTAAGCTAATAAGCGGAAGACTAATTAATTCGTCTAAGCATTTCAGTAACACATGCGCAGTTGCTAATGCATCACTATCGGCTTGATGCGGTCGATCATGCTGAATACCGAATTGTGAAGTAACTAGACCTAATTGATATGTCGATAATGAGGGAAAACTTATTTTTAGCAAATCTATGGTGTCTAACAACCGACCAGCGAATGGTAAATAACCACATCGATCGAGTGCGTTCTGCAAAAAATTAAAATCGAAGGCAATATTATGACCTACCAAAACAACATCATCTAACAGTGGAACTAACTCCATCAACATTTCTTCTAATGAAGGAGCATTCTCAACATCACCAGCTGTGATGCCTGTTAATTGACTTATAAAAGGAGGAATAGATATCCCGGGATTAACAAATGATCCATATACTTGTGATATTGATAGATCTTCCTCAATAATGGCAAGCCCCACTTGAATGATCTCATCCGTGGACTGGTTGCCCGTAGTTTCAAAGTCCAGTACAGCAAATTTCATGTTCAATTATTCCCTTTCAATCCAGTCTCATTTTACAGCATAACAGAAGATTTAAATTTATTCATTAATTTGAATTATGAAATTGTATGCAGAAGATGGAATAGTTCTCTAATATGTTGAAAAAAAAGGCGATGCTCTGTTGCTTTCGCTTAACAGGCATCGTCTTCTATAGGATGTCCTTACTTTAAAATAATGAAATAAGCTGACTTCCATATTGAAGTTGACCATGATTGTGGGAACACACCTGTAAATTAACTAGTGGATCAGGCATGGTCGGATCATTCTGTAAAGCCAACGCAAAGTACTCCTGAGCTTTAGATGTATCCGATAATTTGACGTGAATACATCCTAAAGCGTTATAGATCATTGCTTTTAAACGATTATGCTCTGCCATAGGAAGAATCCTGTGAAATTGTACAAGAGCTTCGCTTGTCTCCTCTAAATGAAGATGGGCCATAGCAATATATAGTCTGGCGAGCACGCTGTCAGGCATTTCGTTAACAATATTAGAAAATTGCTGGATCGATTGACGAAACATCAGTAATTTGAAATACCCTTGACCGCGTATGAAGGACTCCATCTCCATTTCAGGTGTTGCAGCTAAAGAAAACACAGGTGAGAGTACCATATATTCTCGGAATGTGCTCATTTTCTCTTCAAAACAGAGCCATTCCTCAATAATTCCATCACTCATCGCTTTAAGCATATTCCACCTTTGAAGCAAAAGTTGCTTTTGAGTCTCTTGTGCTGTTGGGTAATGCTTGACAATTTCCTCTAACATGTCGTTCATTTCAGCGAATACATGTTGAAACATGACCTGCATCCCACCTTCAACAATCATAATATTAGTGCAAACTTACTAATATCATTTTTTGTTTAAGTGGACCTTTTCATTCGTTGTTTCCATACATTGCATCAATTCACATAACCCATGGTTTACAGAATCGTCGCATGCACTTCTTTATCCATTAATTGAACAGGTTTATTGTTCTCATCAACGAATACAACTGTTGGCTTATGTGATTGTAAGCTTTCCTCAGACATAACAGCATACGAAATAATAATAACCGTATCCCCAGGTTGAACTAACCGTGCAGCTGCTCCATTAAGGCATATAACTCCACTATCCCTTGGACCAGGAATAGCGTACGTTTCCAAGCGTGCACCATTATTATTATTTACGATCTGAACTTTTTCATTTTCGAGAATATTTGCCGCTTCCATTAAATCCTCATCTATAGTAATACTTCCAACATAATTTAAATTCGCTTCAGTAACTGTTGCTCGGTGAATTTTAGATTTCATCATATGTCTAAACAATTGAAAAAGCCCCCTTTGGCATAAATAACATATTATCAATAAGTCGAGTTGTTCCAAACTTCACAGCAAGCGCAATTATTATTTGAGATTCAACCTCTGTCACAATGGCATTATCGGCCACTGGAATCAATTCAGGAAATGTCAGCACTTCTATATAATCGATCTTTGCGAGTGGCGAACTCTGAATCATAGATAATATCTTCTCACGCAATTCAGATGCTGTTACAGACTTGCTATCATTAAATGCCACCTCCGCATCGCGAAGGGAACGAGAGAGCACAAGGGCCTGTTTACGTTCTTCTGTGTTTAAATAAACATTTCTGGAGCTGAGTGCTAGTCCATCCTCTTCTCTTACAATCGGACATGGAACAATCTCCACATTGATATTCAAATCCATAACCATCTGTTGAAGTACAGCAACTTGTTGAGCATCTTTCTGTCCAAAAAAGGCGAATTGAGGTTGCACAATGTTGATCAATTTACTTACAACAGTCGTCACACCATCAAAATGTCCCGGACGAGATGCTCCACATAGACGATCGGTTCGTTCAGACACTCTAATTTTGGTTTTTGTCGGTTGAGGATACATTTCAGCAACTGTGGGTATAAAAACAATATCGACACCTTGTTTTTCAGCTAACGCTAAATCACGTTCTTCATTACGTGGGTATGTCTCATAATCTTCACCAGGTCCAAATTGGATTGGATTGACAAAGATACTAACAACGACTACATCAGCGAATTCACGTGCACGAGTCATCAGACTCGCATGTCCATTATGGAGGAATCCCATAGTTGGTACTAATCCAATCTTTGCATTATGCTGACTGCTTACTCTATATTGTTGTAACTCATGTTTTAATTCAGAAATGGATCTAATAACTTTCATGCTTACTCCTCCTTTGATGTATCACTACCATAAAGGGAATCTAATACTTGTTCATCCGCTGTGAAGACATGTTCCGCAGATGGGAAAGAGCGCTCCTTCACTTCTTTAACATAATTCCCTAACCCTTCACGAATTACTGAACCAATGTCCGCATAAGTTTTGACAAAACGTTTCTCCATATAAGGTGATGCATATTGTAAAATATCATGGAATACCAACACTTGTCCATCACAATATCGCCCTGCACCAATACCGATGGTCGGAATGGATAATTCCTTGGAAATGGCTTCAGCCACCTGCTCAGTGACCAGTTCTAATACAATCCCAAAAGCTCCTGCCGCTTCTAACGCTTTAGCTTCATCCATTAGCCGTTGAGCATCCTTAGCGTCTTTTCCTTGAATGCGATATCCACCAATTTGATTCACCGATTGTGGGGTCAGACCAATATGTCCCAGTACAGGAACACCCGATTTCACAATTGCCTCAACGGTAGGGCATATTTCTTTTCCACCCTCCATTTT
Coding sequences within:
- the dinG gene encoding ATP-dependent DNA helicase DinG, translated to MKFAVLDFETTGNQSTDEIIQVGLAIIEEDLSISQVYGSFVNPGISIPPFISQLTGITAGDVENAPSLEEMLMELVPLLDDVVLVGHNIAFDFNFLQNALDRCGYLPFAGRLLDTIDLLKISFPSLSTYQLGLVTSQFGIQHDRPHQADSDALATAHVLLKCLDELISLPLISLQRINEIFGDDDSDLAWFFDVLCREKEKEPAQDLEKHTFYRRLALAVEDWTDISAPRDDADDNPLKNMEFNEYLEKIQDQLRTLMPQYEARESQNMMFNEVMKALQDEKHLLIEAGTGTGKSLGYLIPAIYQSVKREQKVMISTHTINLQEQLRERDIPLLTQVIPFPFKAAVFKGRQHYLCLRKFEHKINTRDFSNPKEDMLIAAQMIVWLTQTLTGDDEELNLVGRGADFWETVSSDSDSCLGRACPWFRKCYYHRAKHEASIADVVITNHSKLFTDVKAGHQLLPAYEYLVVDEAHHLEDVAGKHLGLHMRYFNVIHTLVRLYKDNRNGQFPVLRDQLRQSFNEKSQDWAVLIDRMSGDLVEVKEHWDRLSDMLFTLLPERSDAAPGETGQFVLRLQPSKKPKDWEELAAIENQIYVSLGEVIRNADKMINEIRENLDDQQLESLLTDVSGLVKDLATQREDLHFFISLNDVTNVYWMEANGHYRSKSLQMYAVPIDVSKQLKEVFFDKKKSIILTSATLSIDKSFQYMIENLGLQEAADKDQVNTVMLPSPFRYRDQALLVIPRDFPSVKGSIGDALFVETLVKSLADTAIATHGRMLVLFTSYRMLRQVHEPLTKALSSTDIAVIGQGVDNGSRTKLIRRFQDSSASVLLGTSSFWEGVDIPGEALTCLAIVRLPFQPPNHPLVEAKSELLQQQKKNPFMKLSVPQAVIRFKQGFGRLVRTANDRGIVIVYDTRVIESYYGKYFLYSLPGPKMEHMPTNQMVPRISEWLQDDSR
- a CDS encoding tetratricopeptide repeat protein, producing the protein MFQHVFAEMNDMLEEIVKHYPTAQETQKQLLLQRWNMLKAMSDGIIEEWLCFEEKMSTFREYMVLSPVFSLAATPEMEMESFIRGQGYFKLLMFRQSIQQFSNIVNEMPDSVLARLYIAMAHLHLEETSEALVQFHRILPMAEHNRLKAMIYNALGCIHVKLSDTSKAQEYFALALQNDPTMPDPLVNLQVCSHNHGQLQYGSQLISLF
- the panD gene encoding aspartate 1-decarboxylase encodes the protein MFRHMMKSKIHRATVTEANLNYVGSITIDEDLMEAANILENEKVQIVNNNNGARLETYAIPGPRDSGVICLNGAAARLVQPGDTVIIISYAVMSEESLQSHKPTVVFVDENNKPVQLMDKEVHATIL
- the panC gene encoding pantoate--beta-alanine ligase, with amino-acid sequence MKVIRSISELKHELQQYRVSSQHNAKIGLVPTMGFLHNGHASLMTRAREFADVVVVSIFVNPIQFGPGEDYETYPRNEERDLALAEKQGVDIVFIPTVAEMYPQPTKTKIRVSERTDRLCGASRPGHFDGVTTVVSKLINIVQPQFAFFGQKDAQQVAVLQQMVMDLNINVEIVPCPIVREEDGLALSSRNVYLNTEERKQALVLSRSLRDAEVAFNDSKSVTASELREKILSMIQSSPLAKIDYIEVLTFPELIPVADNAIVTEVESQIIIALAVKFGTTRLIDNMLFMPKGAFSIV
- the panB gene encoding 3-methyl-2-oxobutanoate hydroxymethyltransferase; translated protein: MSRKSMLNIVKIKKMKKDGIPISMVTAYDYPSAKLSEEANVDIILVGDSLGNVVLGYNSTIPVTLEDMVYHSRAVARGAENTFIVTDMPFMTYHGSIDETLRGVRKIMQEGHAHAVKMEGGKEICPTVEAIVKSGVPVLGHIGLTPQSVNQIGGYRIQGKDAKDAQRLMDEAKALEAAGAFGIVLELVTEQVAEAISKELSIPTIGIGAGRYCDGQVLVFHDILQYASPYMEKRFVKTYADIGSVIREGLGNYVKEVKERSFPSAEHVFTADEQVLDSLYGSDTSKEE